From Vibrio tritonius, the proteins below share one genomic window:
- the cysW gene encoding sulfate ABC transporter permease subunit CysW, translated as MKTFSVQRVGDKPVVKWTLIALALVLSFVLLLLPLLSIFQHAFSSGFAAYIDNLSDPDTRKAILLTLLVAVLTVPVNLVFGVLLAWAVTRFEFAGRKALITLIDIPFAVSPVVAGLLYLLLYGSSGWLGEWMFEHDIQIMFAWPGIVLVTVFVTCPFVARELIPLMQQQGRSDEEAAVILGASWWQLFRKVTLPNIKWALIYGVILTNARAVGEFGAVSVVSGHIRGETNTLPLHVQLLYEDYQSEAAFASASLLAFIALITLGLKTFVEWRQQRAKLVDNEN; from the coding sequence ATGAAGACCTTTTCTGTTCAGCGTGTGGGCGATAAACCTGTTGTTAAATGGACTTTGATAGCGCTTGCGTTAGTGCTCTCCTTTGTCCTGTTACTATTGCCCCTGTTAAGCATTTTTCAGCACGCTTTTTCCAGTGGATTTGCTGCTTATATTGATAATTTATCTGATCCCGATACGCGTAAGGCGATATTGCTAACGTTATTGGTGGCGGTCTTGACTGTTCCGGTCAATTTGGTGTTTGGTGTTTTGCTTGCATGGGCTGTAACGCGCTTTGAATTTGCTGGTCGCAAGGCTCTTATCACTCTGATCGATATCCCATTCGCCGTTTCTCCCGTCGTGGCGGGTTTACTCTACCTGTTACTGTATGGCAGCAGCGGTTGGCTAGGGGAGTGGATGTTTGAACACGACATCCAAATCATGTTCGCATGGCCGGGGATTGTACTGGTGACGGTATTTGTAACGTGTCCGTTTGTTGCTCGTGAATTGATTCCACTGATGCAACAACAAGGACGTTCCGACGAAGAAGCTGCCGTGATTTTAGGCGCTTCATGGTGGCAACTGTTTCGTAAAGTCACCTTACCTAATATTAAATGGGCGTTGATTTATGGCGTTATCCTAACGAATGCTCGTGCGGTTGGAGAATTTGGTGCCGTATCGGTGGTCTCTGGGCATATTCGTGGCGAAACCAACACATTGCCACTGCATGTGCAGCTTTTGTACGAGGATTATCAATCAGAAGCAGCGTTTGCCAGCGCATCACTGCTGGCCTTCATTGCCTTAATTACCCTAGGTTTAAAGACCTTTGTTGAATGGCGTCAACAGCGCGCCAAACTTGTCGATAACGAAAATTAA
- a CDS encoding sulfate/molybdate ABC transporter ATP-binding protein — MSISIENLSKTFGQFQALTPLSLDIHDGEMIGLLGPSGSGKTTLLRIIAGLEHANSGTIKFGDRDVTNLHVRDRRVGFVFQNYALFRHMTIEDNVAFGLRVMERKQRLSNQEINKRVADLLDIVQLGHVAKRYPEQLSGGQKQRISLARALATQPEVLLLDEPFGALDAKVRKELRRWLRSLHDELNFTSVFVTHDQDEAMELSDRVVVVSNGRIEQVDTPARLYDQPNSRFVFDFLGGVNVFKGEWDNAEHWSNGSAFITPHDQASFKHTGLLYVRSHELTLSDKENQQASLPGKVMSVTPIGAEVRVEVAPVGWESDEYWEVRLSHRHFDTHQIKRGDRVYMVPQAGYFFAENTHQNPHKLSWPFLERDAVMFEI; from the coding sequence ATGAGCATTTCAATTGAGAATCTTTCAAAAACGTTCGGTCAGTTTCAGGCGTTAACCCCATTATCGCTTGATATTCATGATGGTGAAATGATCGGCTTATTGGGGCCATCTGGCTCAGGTAAAACCACGTTATTACGTATTATTGCCGGTCTTGAGCACGCGAATTCAGGTACGATTAAATTCGGTGACCGTGATGTGACTAATCTGCATGTGCGCGATCGCCGAGTGGGTTTTGTCTTTCAAAACTATGCGCTGTTTCGTCACATGACGATTGAAGATAACGTCGCCTTTGGGCTACGTGTTATGGAACGCAAACAGCGTTTAAGCAATCAAGAGATCAATAAACGTGTGGCAGACTTGCTTGACATTGTTCAGTTAGGTCATGTGGCAAAACGTTATCCCGAGCAACTGTCCGGTGGGCAAAAACAACGTATTTCTCTAGCTAGGGCGTTAGCGACGCAGCCGGAAGTGTTATTGTTGGACGAACCTTTTGGCGCTTTGGATGCAAAAGTGCGTAAAGAGTTACGCCGTTGGCTACGCAGTTTGCATGATGAACTGAACTTTACTAGCGTGTTTGTAACCCATGACCAAGATGAAGCGATGGAATTATCAGATCGTGTGGTGGTGGTGAGTAATGGTCGCATTGAGCAAGTCGATACACCTGCACGTTTGTATGACCAGCCTAATAGCCGCTTTGTATTTGATTTCTTGGGTGGCGTGAACGTGTTTAAAGGTGAATGGGACAATGCAGAGCACTGGAGTAATGGTTCAGCTTTCATTACTCCCCATGATCAAGCGTCATTTAAGCACACTGGACTACTGTATGTTCGCAGTCATGAATTGACGCTTTCTGATAAAGAAAACCAACAAGCATCGTTGCCTGGTAAAGTGATGTCAGTAACGCCCATTGGCGCAGAGGTTCGGGTTGAAGTGGCACCAGTGGGTTGGGAGTCTGATGAATATTGGGAAGTCAGACTTTCCCATCGCCATTTTGATACTCACCAAATTAAGCGCGGCGATAGGGTGTATATGGTTCCTCAGGCTGGTTATTTCTTTGCTGAAAACACTCACCAAAACCCACATAAACTGTCGTGGCCGTTCTTAGAGCGCGATGCGGTGATGTTTGAAATTTAA
- a CDS encoding AEC family transporter: MAISIIINQIIVLFLLMGLGYGLVKYKVLDKTICDRLTWLLCYVVMPCLIFNAFQIPFTDELWHNFTLMAGLTVGIHLLYIVLSKLLLNGQHLKKKAIAEQIQFTAVYSNCGFMGLPLVMALVGSAGAFYGSVYIAVNGLFVWTHGLLTYSGRFDRKALINVLTNPNTIASVVGCLFFLFSIRLPAPIHSALGHVGGMNTALSMILVGAAMAQVEIRKIWVSSYAWLSVFMRNLLFPGIVLIALFSLNIHGNLLIIAVALSACPVAGMSVLFAQLTGKDTDFPCKSLTLSTIASLVTLPLMLSLASM, translated from the coding sequence ATGGCTATCAGCATTATTATCAATCAAATTATTGTGTTATTTCTTCTCATGGGTCTAGGCTACGGGCTAGTCAAATACAAAGTATTGGACAAAACGATCTGTGATCGACTGACGTGGTTGTTGTGTTATGTCGTGATGCCTTGTTTGATTTTTAATGCGTTTCAAATTCCCTTTACCGATGAACTTTGGCACAACTTTACCCTAATGGCTGGCTTAACGGTTGGCATTCACCTGCTTTACATTGTGTTAAGCAAGCTATTACTTAATGGGCAGCATTTAAAGAAAAAGGCCATCGCCGAACAAATTCAATTTACTGCCGTTTACTCCAATTGCGGCTTTATGGGGTTACCTTTGGTGATGGCTTTGGTTGGAAGCGCTGGGGCATTTTATGGTTCGGTTTATATTGCCGTAAATGGTCTTTTTGTTTGGACGCATGGTTTGCTTACCTATTCGGGTCGTTTTGACCGTAAAGCCCTTATCAACGTCTTAACCAATCCAAACACCATAGCTTCTGTTGTCGGTTGTTTGTTCTTTCTCTTTTCTATTCGATTACCAGCACCGATTCATTCTGCTTTAGGGCACGTTGGTGGGATGAATACCGCACTTTCGATGATTTTGGTGGGAGCGGCAATGGCGCAAGTCGAAATTCGTAAAATCTGGGTGAGCAGTTATGCGTGGTTAAGTGTTTTTATGCGTAATTTGTTGTTTCCGGGTATTGTACTGATTGCGTTATTTTCACTTAACATTCACGGTAATCTCCTGATTATTGCTGTTGCATTGAGTGCCTGCCCTGTGGCTGGTATGTCAGTACTCTTTGCCCAATTAACAGGTAAAGATACGGATTTCCCATGCAAAAGCCTTACTTTGTCGACCATTGCCAGCTTGGTGACACTGCCATTGATGCTTTCATTGGCATCAATGTAA
- a CDS encoding LysR family transcriptional regulator, giving the protein MARENYSDIIAFIAVARESSFTRAAAKLGVSQSALSHTIRALETRLGVRLLMRTTRSVSLTEAGKTLFDDVADMFTAIDSSIASVSDWRENPTGTIRITANDHAADTLLWPRLAPLLARYPDIKLEINIDYGLTNIVEQRFDIGVRIGDQIAKDMIAVKIGPDMSMAVVGSPGYFAKHPQPEAPADLVHHQCINLRLQSHGGLYAWEFDNGDTQVNVHVEGQLTFNTTNQMLQGALDGFGLAYVPDDIVKEHVAQGRLVRVLTDWCEPFPGYHIYYPNRRQSSAAFNLVVDTLRYSANV; this is encoded by the coding sequence ATGGCAAGAGAAAATTATAGTGACATCATCGCTTTTATTGCTGTGGCGCGCGAAAGTAGTTTCACTCGCGCTGCAGCGAAACTTGGCGTGTCTCAATCTGCATTAAGTCATACTATTCGAGCGCTAGAAACACGACTCGGTGTTCGGTTATTAATGCGTACGACTCGTAGTGTGTCCTTAACCGAGGCTGGTAAAACCTTATTTGATGATGTCGCTGATATGTTTACGGCGATTGACTCAAGCATCGCTTCGGTGAGTGACTGGCGAGAGAATCCAACAGGGACGATTCGTATAACGGCTAATGATCATGCTGCTGATACGTTGTTATGGCCGCGCTTGGCTCCTTTATTAGCGCGTTATCCCGATATTAAACTCGAGATTAATATTGACTATGGTTTGACCAATATTGTTGAGCAGCGGTTTGATATAGGGGTTCGTATTGGTGATCAAATCGCAAAAGATATGATTGCGGTGAAAATTGGCCCTGATATGAGCATGGCGGTAGTGGGTTCTCCAGGTTATTTTGCCAAACATCCTCAACCAGAGGCGCCAGCTGATTTAGTCCATCATCAGTGCATTAATTTGCGGCTACAAAGTCATGGCGGGCTTTACGCTTGGGAGTTTGATAATGGTGATACTCAGGTCAATGTTCATGTCGAAGGTCAACTGACTTTTAATACCACCAACCAAATGCTTCAAGGTGCCTTGGATGGTTTTGGGTTAGCTTATGTACCTGACGACATCGTTAAAGAGCATGTTGCGCAGGGAAGGCTCGTTCGAGTGCTAACAGATTGGTGCGAGCCTTTTCCGGGCTATCATATTTACTATCCTAATCGGCGTCAGTCATCAGCAGCGTTCAATTTGGTTGTGGATACGCTTCGTTATTCTGCCAATGTGTAA
- a CDS encoding NAD(P)-binding oxidoreductase: protein MSSVFVIGAAGKVGHWLVPKLVANQHKVMGMCRLSEQSEQLLECGAHPVKGDLLELDVNSLATLMKGSDCAIFTAGAGGRGGEEMTNAIDGRGLELAVDAAIQAGVSRFLLVSAFPEAGRANFISETFENYMRVKKLADVYLAESSLNWVILRPGTLTDTSGKGLVKAGLAIPYGKVSREDVASMLVALVEHTQINRMIIELTEGETYIEQSIRQLNG, encoded by the coding sequence ATGAGCTCGGTGTTTGTAATTGGAGCTGCTGGTAAAGTAGGGCATTGGCTTGTGCCAAAGTTGGTCGCAAATCAGCACAAAGTGATGGGCATGTGTCGTCTCTCAGAGCAAAGTGAGCAGTTACTTGAATGCGGCGCTCACCCGGTGAAAGGCGATCTGCTAGAGCTGGATGTGAATAGTTTGGCTACCTTAATGAAAGGGAGCGATTGCGCAATCTTTACTGCCGGAGCTGGTGGTAGAGGGGGCGAAGAGATGACAAACGCCATTGATGGGCGAGGTTTGGAGTTGGCAGTTGATGCAGCTATACAAGCTGGTGTATCGAGATTCTTGTTGGTGTCAGCGTTTCCAGAGGCGGGAAGAGCTAACTTTATCTCTGAGACATTTGAAAACTATATGCGAGTGAAAAAATTGGCGGATGTTTATCTTGCTGAATCGAGCCTAAATTGGGTTATTCTTCGTCCCGGAACGTTAACCGATACATCGGGAAAAGGGTTGGTTAAAGCGGGCTTGGCGATACCTTATGGCAAAGTCTCTCGAGAAGATGTCGCGAGTATGTTAGTTGCTTTGGTTGAGCACACTCAGATCAATCGAATGATCATTGAGCTTACCGAGGGCGAAACTTATATCGAGCAGTCTATTCGTCAGCTAAATGGCTAA
- a CDS encoding GFA family protein — translation MMELTCHCGNIELLLSAVPTEAKKCDCSICHRYGALWSYFPKSEVTITAHVQSTQGYIWGDKEAEFMHCPICGCVTHYETTERCDSQFIVVNMSMADIEVIEDLQITYKADRKS, via the coding sequence ATGATGGAGCTAACATGTCATTGTGGAAACATCGAGTTGTTGTTATCTGCGGTGCCAACAGAAGCAAAAAAGTGTGATTGTTCTATTTGCCATCGGTATGGTGCACTCTGGAGTTACTTTCCTAAAAGTGAAGTCACCATCACAGCGCATGTGCAATCGACCCAAGGTTATATCTGGGGCGACAAAGAAGCAGAGTTTATGCACTGTCCTATTTGCGGCTGTGTGACTCATTATGAAACTACTGAACGTTGTGATAGTCAGTTTATCGTGGTGAATATGAGTATGGCGGATATTGAAGTCATTGAAGACTTACAGATTACATATAAAGCAGATAGAAAGAGTTAA